A part of Candidatus Deferrimicrobium borealis genomic DNA contains:
- a CDS encoding AtpZ/AtpI family protein yields the protein MTDRQDRKAFFRELAKYSALGLEMALSVVIGMGIGYYLDRWLGTGPWLMIVWISLGFAAGVRSLYRAAVRSGKDIARDEEERRKPGGP from the coding sequence ATGACCGATCGGCAGGACCGAAAAGCGTTCTTCCGGGAACTGGCGAAGTACAGCGCCCTCGGGCTCGAGATGGCGCTGTCGGTCGTGATCGGCATGGGGATCGGGTACTATCTCGACCGGTGGCTCGGGACCGGGCCGTGGCTGATGATCGTCTGGATCAGCCTCGGGTTCGCCGCCGGGGTGCGCAGCCTCTACCGCGCCGCCGTGCGGTCCGGGAAGGACATCGCGCGGGACGAGGAGGAGCGGAGGAAGCCCGGTGGGCCGTGA
- the atpB gene encoding F0F1 ATP synthase subunit A, producing the protein MRKAFLGLLAVAALPTTALAAGGHGFSWFMMLPGGERYYYVYAALFIAVFLLVASVVHVWRKKTEEMVIPDPRFTLRNFFELILGFLQQLAEDIIGHHYKKYLPLLGTCFFFILFMNLIGLIPGFLPPTQKMNITVGLALVIFLSTHYFGVRENGIAYFKHFLGPVWWIAPIMLPIEIISHLARPMSLSIRLFGNITGDHAVVAGFMALIPIVVPSVFMGLGLFVSFIQAFIFTVLSMIYISGAVTHAEEH; encoded by the coding sequence ATGCGGAAAGCATTCCTCGGGCTTCTGGCCGTCGCGGCGCTGCCGACGACGGCGCTGGCGGCGGGAGGCCACGGGTTCTCCTGGTTCATGATGCTCCCCGGAGGGGAGCGGTACTACTACGTCTACGCGGCCCTCTTCATCGCCGTCTTCCTGCTCGTCGCGTCGGTCGTCCACGTCTGGAGGAAGAAGACGGAAGAGATGGTGATCCCCGACCCCCGGTTCACGCTGCGCAACTTCTTCGAGCTGATCCTGGGGTTCCTCCAGCAGCTGGCCGAGGACATCATCGGGCACCACTACAAGAAATACCTCCCGCTGCTGGGTACCTGCTTCTTCTTCATCCTGTTCATGAACCTCATCGGGCTCATCCCCGGGTTCCTCCCCCCGACGCAGAAGATGAACATCACCGTCGGCCTCGCGCTCGTCATCTTCCTGTCGACCCACTACTTCGGGGTGCGGGAGAACGGGATCGCCTACTTCAAGCACTTCCTCGGGCCGGTCTGGTGGATCGCGCCGATCATGCTGCCGATCGAGATCATCTCCCACCTGGCGCGGCCGATGTCGCTCTCCATCCGTCTTTTCGGCAACATCACGGGCGACCACGCGGTGGTGGCCGGGTTCATGGCGCTCATCCCGATCGTCGTCCCCTCGGTCTTCATGGGGCTCGGCCTTTTCGTGTCCTTCATACAGGCGTTCATCTTCACCGTGCTCTCGATGATCTACATCTCGGGGGCCGTGACGCACGCGGAGGAGCATTGA
- a CDS encoding DUF3109 family protein — MKIDPHVFHAKFPHQCALDRCKSRCCRHGVWADIGEREAILRHADLFLPYVRLEARNPSLWFGGTTEDSDCPSGTAVETNVVGDACVFFHPAHGCSLQKAAIDRGRHEWEFKPRFCIMFPLVVSEGVLTVDEDMDEVWCLKDENRTHPILDAVEREVDHLFPADIVRKLNSGNGNGAKKSSAA; from the coding sequence ATGAAGATCGACCCGCACGTGTTCCACGCGAAGTTCCCCCACCAATGCGCGCTCGACCGGTGCAAGAGCCGCTGCTGCCGGCACGGCGTCTGGGCCGACATCGGGGAGCGGGAGGCGATCCTTCGGCACGCGGACCTCTTCCTCCCCTACGTCCGGCTCGAGGCGAGAAATCCTTCCCTCTGGTTCGGCGGTACGACGGAAGATTCCGACTGCCCGAGCGGCACGGCGGTAGAGACGAACGTGGTCGGCGACGCGTGCGTCTTCTTCCACCCGGCCCACGGCTGCTCCCTGCAGAAGGCGGCGATCGACCGGGGCCGGCACGAGTGGGAGTTCAAGCCGCGCTTCTGCATCATGTTCCCGCTCGTCGTCTCGGAGGGGGTGCTGACCGTCGACGAGGATATGGACGAGGTGTGGTGCCTGAAGGACGAGAACCGGACCCACCCGATCCTCGACGCGGTGGAGAGGGAAGTGGACCATCTCTTCCCCGCGGACATCGTCCGCAAGCTGAACAGCGGCAACGGCAACGGGGCGAAGAAATCGTCCGCGGCGTAA
- a CDS encoding F0F1 ATP synthase subunit C, giving the protein MFRRFTFSFLVALLFVAVASVAMAAEGTPAAGGDSNVKAVIALAAGFGIAIAAFGGAMGQGKAIAAGLEGIARNPSAQNKIFIPMIVGLALIESLVIYALVIAFVLVGKL; this is encoded by the coding sequence ATGTTCCGCAGGTTCACTTTCTCTTTCCTCGTCGCTCTGCTCTTCGTGGCAGTGGCGTCGGTGGCTATGGCGGCGGAAGGCACTCCCGCCGCGGGCGGCGACTCCAACGTGAAGGCCGTCATCGCCCTGGCGGCAGGGTTCGGCATCGCGATCGCGGCGTTCGGCGGCGCGATGGGCCAGGGCAAAGCCATCGCAGCCGGGCTGGAGGGGATCGCGCGCAACCCTTCCGCCCAGAACAAGATCTTCATCCCGATGATCGTCGGACTCGCGCTGATCGAGTCCCTCGTCATCTACGCGCTGGTCATCGCGTTCGTCCTCGTCGGGAAACTGTAA
- a CDS encoding ATP synthase subunit I, with protein sequence MGRDAPDRLSLRALTNRIFLSAGLILGGIGVAVAAGAANVSLLPGAVCGAGIACGNFFLIRKILERAFSGGGAVTKGFVVQYALKFLGLIGVVYLVVRYGGFDLLGFLLGLSSLFLGILLEALARSFEPNA encoded by the coding sequence GTGGGCCGTGACGCCCCGGACCGGCTGTCGCTGCGGGCGCTGACGAACCGGATCTTCCTCTCGGCGGGGCTGATCCTCGGGGGGATCGGGGTCGCGGTCGCGGCGGGAGCGGCGAACGTCTCGCTGCTCCCCGGAGCGGTGTGCGGCGCCGGCATCGCGTGCGGGAACTTCTTCCTTATAAGGAAGATCCTGGAGAGGGCGTTTTCGGGCGGCGGGGCGGTCACCAAGGGGTTCGTCGTCCAGTACGCGCTGAAGTTCCTCGGGCTGATCGGGGTGGTCTACCTCGTCGTCCGGTACGGCGGGTTCGACCTGCTGGGGTTTCTGCTCGGGCTCTCCTCGCTCTTCCTCGGAATCCTCCTCGAGGCGCTGGCGAGGTCGTTCGAACCAAACGCGTGA